GCGCACCATGGAAACGCTCGGACCGGTCAAAAGCGCGCGCGTCCATCTGGCGATGCCAAAACCGACGCTGTTTGTCCGTGAACAGAAAGCCCCTTCTGCCTCAGTCACCCTGAACCTGCAACCGGGACGTGCGCTGGATGAAGGCCAAATCCAGGCCATCGTGCATATCGTCTCCAGCAGCGTTCCCGGTCTGCCGCCGGGTAACGTCACAGTGGTGGATCAGGCCGGTCGCCTGCTGACCCGTTCTGACAGCGAAGGTCGCGATCTTAACGATGCCCAGCTGAAATTCACTTCCGAAGTGGAAGCGCGTTATCAGCAACGTATTGAAGCCATCCTTAACCCGATTGTTGGTCAGGGCAACGTGCACGCGCAGGTGACGGCGCAGCTCAACTTTGACCGCAGCGAACAAACTGACGAGAAATATCAACCGAACGGTGGTCCGGATAACTCGGCAATCCGCTCACGCCAGACCAGTACCAGCCTGCAAAACGGCAGCCCGTATCCGGGTGGCGTACCGGGTGCGTTGTCCAACCAACCGGCCCCGGCGAATACCGCACCGGTGACCAACCCGCCCGCCAATAATGCTAACGGCCAGAACGCTAATGGACAGAACAACGCGGCGAATGGCAGCAGCACCAGCACCGCCCAGCAGAACAGCGGCCCGAGCAACTCGCGTCGTGACGACACGGTGAACTACGAGCTGGATCGCACCATCCGTCACACCAAAGTGAATGTCGGTGATGTGCAGCGTCTGTCGGTTGCCGTGGTGGTGAACTATCGCGCTGACGATAAAGGCAAACCTGTTGCCCTTAACGACCAGCAGATTAAGCAGATTGAAGACCTGACGCGTGAAGCGATGGGCTATTCGCAGACCCGTGGCGACAGTATCAACGTGGTGAACTCACCGTTCAACGTGACTGAACCTGCTGGTGGCGACCTGCCCTTCTGGCAACAGCAGTCGTTCTTTGATCAGCTGATGACCGCCGGTCGCTGGCTGCTGGTGGCGCTGGTTGCCTTCATCCTCTACCGCAAGCTGGTCCGTCCGCAGTTGCTGCGTAAACGTGAACAGGAACAGGCTGCCATTGAGGCCGCTGCCGCCCGCGCTGCTGCGCAGGAAGAAGAGCAGGCCTACAACGTGCAGCTCAGCAAAGATGAAGTGGATCAGGAGCGTAAATCAACTAACCGCATGAGCGCGGAAGTGTTGAGCCAGCGCATCCGCGATATGTCTGAAAACGATCCACGCGTTGTTGCGCTGGTGATCCGTGAATGGATGAGTAACGAACTATGAGTCTGACCGGTACTGAAAAAAGCGCCATTCTGATGATGACCATTGGCGAGGATCGTGCGTCTGAGGTGTTCAAACACCTCAACCAGCGCGAAGTGCAACATCTGAGTGCGGCGATGGCCAGCATGAAACAGATCTCGCACAAGCAGCTGACCGAGGTATTACGCGAGTTTGAGATGAACGCCGAGCAGTTTGCCGCGCTGAGTCTCAACTCCAATGAATACCTGCGCACGGTGCTGGTCAAGGCGCTGGGCGAAGAACGCGCCTCCAGCCTGCTGGAGGACATTCTCGAAACGCGTGAAACCACCAGCGGCATGGAAACGCTCAACTTTATGGAGCCGCAGGCCGCTGCGGACCTTATCCGCGACGAACACCCGCAGATTATCGCCACCATCCTGGTCCACCTCAAACGTGGCCAGGCGGCAGATATTCTGGCGCTGTTCGACGAGCGTCTGCGTCACGATGTGATGCTGCGTATCGCCACCTTCGGCGGCGTACAGCCAGCGGCGCTGGCAGAGCTGACCGAAGTGCTCAACAGCCTGCTGGATGGTACCAACCTCAAGCGCGCGAAGATGGGCGGCGTGAGAACCGCAGCAGAAATTATCAACCTGATGAAAACCCAGCAGGAAGAAGCGGTTATCGAAGCGGTTCGCGACTTCGATGGCGAGCTGGCGCAGAAGATCATCGACGAGATGTTCCTGTTCGAAAACTTGGTGGAAGTGGACGACCGCAGTATCCAGCGTCTGTTGCAGGAAGTGGAGTCCGAGCAGTTGCTGATCGCCCTGAAAGGTGCCGAGCAGCCGCTGCGCGAGAAGTTCCTCAAAAACATGTCCGCCCGTGCGGCCGACATCCTGCGCGACGACCTCGCCAACCGTGGCCCGGTGCGTATGTCGTCGGTGGAAAACGAACAGAAAGCCATCCTGCTGGTGGTACGCCGTTTGGCAGAAGCAGGCGAAATGGTAATTGGTGGTGGCGAGGAAACCTATGTCTGATGCCTTTTCCGCCCGTCCGTGGCAGCCCTGGCAGCCTGATGATTTAGGGCGTTCGTTCAACGCGGAACCGGAACCGTTGCCGCTGGAAGTCATCAGCGACGAAGAGCTGAGTCCCGAAGATGAGCAGCAGCAACAGCTGGAACGTCTGCAACAGCAGATGCGCAAAGAAGCTCAAACCCAGGGCTACAGTGAGGGTTACCAGAAAGGCCATGCCGAATCACAGCAGCATGGTTATGACGCTGGTTTCCAGCAGGGACTTGCCGAAGCCCAGCAGCAGCAGGCGCCTTTGCAGGCACGCATGCAGCAACTGGTGACGGAATTCCAGCACACGCTGGAATCCCTCGATAGCGTGATCGCTTCGCGTCTGATGCAGCTGGCACTGGAAGCCGCCCGTACGGTGATTGGCCAGGCGACTACGGTCGATGGCAGTGCCCTGCTGCGCCAGATCCAGCAGCTTATCCAGCAGGAACCGATGTTCAGTGGCAAACCGCAACTGCGTGTCCATCCTGATGATTTACAACGTATCGAGCAGACACTCGGTCCGACACTGGATCTGCACGGCTGGCGTCTGCTGGCCGACAGTTCCCTGCACCCCGGCGGCTGTAAGCTCAGTGCCGAGGATGGCGATCTCGATGCCAGCGTGGCAACGCGCTGGCAGGAATTGTGCCGCCTGGCGGCACCGGGAGAGTTCTGATGACCACGCGCCTCAATCGCTGGCTCGGGGCGCTGGACGCCTTCGAAGATCGTATTTCTCAGGTCCAGACCGTGCGCCGTTATGGTCGACTGATTCGTGCCACCGGCCTGGTGCTGGAAGCCACTGGCTTGCAACTGCCACTCGGCGCCACCTGTGTAATTGAACGCCACGACGGCGCGAATATTACCGAAGTGGAAAGCGAAGTGGTCGGTTTTAACGGCCAGAAACTGTTTCTGATGCCGCTGGAAGAAGTGGACGGCATCTTGCCCGGCGCCCGCGTTTATGCCCGCGTCACCGGTGATAACGCCCACAGCGGTAAACAGCTGCTGCTCGGTCCACAACTGCTGGGCCGCGTGCTCGATGGCAGCGGCAAACCTCTGGATGGCCTGCCCTCACCGGAAACCGGCTATCGCGCCCCGCTGATCACCGCCCCTTTCAACCCGTTGCAACGTACCCCAATCGAAGATGTGCTGGATACCGGTGTGCGCGCCATTAACGCCCTGCTCACCGTGGGTCGCGGCCAGCGTATGGGCCTGTTCGCCGGTTCCGGTGTCGGTAAAAGCGTGCTGCTCGGCATGATGGCGCGTTACACCAAAGCCGATGTGATTGTGGTGGGGCTGATTGGTGAACGTGGTCGCGAAGTTAAAGAGTTTATTGAAAACATTCTGGGTGCAGAAGGCCGCGCCCGTTCGGTGGTGATTGCCGCACCGGCGGATGTTTCCCCGCTGCTGCGTATGCAGGGTGCCGCCTATGCCACGCGTATCGCCGAAGATTTCCGCGATCGTGGTCAGCACGTGTTGCTGATTATGGACTCCCTCACCCGCTACGCCATGGCCCAGCGTGAAATCGCGCTGGCTATCGGTGAACCACCGGCCACCAAAGGCTATCCGCCCTCGGTATTCGCGAAACTGCCTGCGCTGGTGGAACGTGCCGGTAACGGTACCCACGGCGGCGGTTCCATCACCGCCTTCTATACCGTTCTGACCGAAGGCGACGATCAGCAGGACCCGATTGCCGATTCGGCGCGTGCCATCCTTGACGGCCATATCGTGTTATCACGCCGTCTGGCAGAAGCCGGACATTATCCGGCGATTGATATTGAAGCCTCGATCAGCCGCGCCATGACGGCGCTGATCGATGAAAACCACTACGCACGCGTGCGCCAGTTTAAGCAACTGCTCTCCAGCTTCCAGCGTAACCGCGATCTGGTGAGTGTCGGGGCTTACGCCGCAGGGAGCGATCCGATGCTGGACCGGGCCATCAAGCTCTATCCACAAATGGAAGCTTTCCTGCAACAGGGGATTTTCGAACGCAGCGACTACGACGATGCCTGCCTGCATTTACAGGCGATGTTCGGTTAACCTGGGTTTAAGGGGAATGCAATGAAAACGGCCAATGCTATTGATACATTGCGCGATCTGGCAGAACAGGACCTGGAAAAAGCGGTTATTCATCTCGGTGATATGCGCCGGGGTCAGCAACAGGCGGACGAGCAGCTGCATATGCTGCTCGATTACCAGGATGAATATCGCAACAAGCTAAATCAGGACATGTCAGGTGGCATCGCCAGTACCCGCTGGACCAACTACCACCAATTTATTCAGACGCTGGAAAAAGCCATTGAACAGCATCGTCAACAGTTGCAGCAGTGGCAAAAGCGTCTCGATCAGGCTCTCAACAACTGGCGCGAAAAGCAAAAGCGGCTCAATGCCTACCAAACGCTAATCACCCGCGCTGCCGAAAACGCTTTACGACAGGAAAACCGTCTCGACCAGAAACGGATGGATGAATACGCCCAACGGGCTGCATTGAGGAAAGGCGAATGATTACGCTGCCAACAGTGGTGACGCAAACCCCGACTGCGGGTGATGCGGACACTTCAGTTTCGACGGACATTCTGCAGGGGGTGGAAAACCTGCCGCAGGACTTCGTCACCGCGCTGGGAAATAAGCTACTCACGCTGGCACAACAACAAGGCACCAGCACGCAATCGGCTGATTCATCAGCAGAAAGCGATGAAAAATCCAGCAAAGGTGTCTCTCTGAGTACGCTGATGGAGGCACTGGACAAACCAGAGACCCTGAACGCACTTTTACAACCGGAAAATATTAAAGCCACGCTGAAATCAGCCGATGATAAGGATAAGAGTGAGGCAAGTTCGTTAAGCGCCAGCGACTTACAGAATGTTCAGGCCCTGTTCGCGATGTTGCCAGCTGCGGTGGAAAACCGAACCACGCAGACGGCCACCACCAGCGCGCTGAGTGATAGCACCAGCGATAAAAACGCCAGCCTGAATAGTACGTTACTCAATTCGCTGGCCAGCGCGGTGAAAGATGAACAGCCCGAGACAACCACGGTCACCACGCCGGTAACGGCGAAGAAAACCAGTGATGTCGCGGATGCGTTAACCGCGCAGACCAGCACCACAGCGGCCACCAGCAGCACGGCCAGTAGCAGTAGCACGAACAACACGGCCCTGACGCTGGATGAAAGTTTCCAGCAGGTGCTGAGCACGTTGGCTAAGACGGATGATAAGCGTGACCTGAGCAGCAGCAGCGACACGACCACCCCGATCACCAGCGCGCCATTAAGCAGTACCAGTACCCTGACCAGCAGCACCGCGTCGACCAGCACTACGCCATCGACCCCGATGCTTAACGCGCAACTCGGCAGTTCAGAGTGGCAGCAGGCGCTGAGTCAGCAGATTGTGATGTTCAGCCGCAATGGGCAGCAAAACGCCGAATTGCGTCTGCACCCGGAGGACCTGGGTGCAATTCAGATCAGCCTGACCCTCGATAAGGATCAGGCACAGTTAAATATGGTTTCCAGCCACAGCCATGTGAGGGCCGCGCTGGAAGCGGCTCTCCCACAGCTGAAAACGGCGCTGGCGGAGAGTGGCATCAACCTGGGACAGAGTAATGTCAGCAGCGACGCCTCCGCACAGGGCCAGAATTATCAGGGCCAGCAGGAAGGTCGCCGTGATGGACAGTACGGTAGCTTTACCCTCTCCCAGGACAGTGAAAACGAGATAACGCCTATTGCCGTCCCGGCAGCCCTCCAGGCGCGCGCGACCGGCAACGGCGCTGTCGATATCTTTGCCTGACAGCGGCTAACGCTGAAGGTAAGCGTAAAACCCGCGTCTTTTCTTCCCATTGTTTGACTTAAGACGCGGGATAATCTGTCCAGGCGAGCCGAAAGGCTTGCCCATAATTCACAGGAAGTAACTGCAAACATGTCTGATAACGCGAAAGCTAAAGGCCGCAAACGTTCAATATTAATTCCGGTGTTACTGATTGTGACGCTGGCCGCTTGCAGCGTGGCAGGCTATGCAGTCTGGCGAATGATGAATAAACACGAGGGTGATAAGCCGGAAGTGGCGAAAGTTGAGCCGCCACCCGCCCCCGTATTTTTTGCAATGGATACTTTTACGGTTAACCTGGTCAATCCTGACAACGATCCTGACCGTGTGCTGTACGTGGGCTTTACGCTGCGTCTGCCCGATGAGGATACCCGTCGTCGGCTGAATGACTACCTGCCGGAAGTGCGCAGCCGCCTGCTGTTGCTGCTGTCCCGCCAGAGCGCAAGTGCGCTGGCATCGGAGCAAGGCAAACAGGCCCTGGTTGATCAAATCAAACAGGTGCTGTCACCGCCGCTGGTAAAGGGTCAACCTCCGCAGGTGGTCAGTGACGTGCTGTTTACCGCCTTCATTTTGAGGTGATTTAATGGGCGATAGCATTCTCTCCCAGGCTGAGATTGACGCGCTGCTCAATGGCGACAGTGACAGCGCGGAAGTAGAGAAGAGTTCCACCGGGGGCGATGGTGATATTCGTCCCTATGATCCCAATACCCAGCGCCGCGTGGTACGCGAGCGTTTGCAGGCACTGGAGATCATCAATGAGCGTTTTGCCCGTCACTTTCGTATGGCGCTGTTTAACCTGTTGCGTCGCAGCCCGGATATCAGCGTTGGGGCGATCAAGATTCAGCCGTACCATGAGTTTGCACGCAACCTGCCGGTGCCGACCAACCTGAACCTGATCCACCTGAAACCGCTGCGCGGTACCGCGCTGGTGGTGTTCTCGCCGAGTCTGGTGTTTATCGCCGTGGATAACCTGTTTGGTGGCGATGGCCGCTTTCCAACCAAAGTGGAAGGCCGCGAATTTACCCATACCGAGCAGCGTGTCATCCGCCGCATGCTGAAGCTGGCGCTGGAAGGCTACAGCGACGCATGGAAAGCGATTTATCCGCTGGATGTGGAATATGTCCGTTCTGAGATGCAGGTGAAGTTCACCAATATCACCACTTCACCGAACGACATCGTGGTGAATACCCCGTTCCAGGTGGAAATTGGCAACCTGGTGGGTGAATTCAACATCTGTATTCCGTTTTCAATGATTGAGCCGCTGCGCGAGCTGCTGGTCAATCCCCCGCTGGAAAACTCCCGCCAGGAAGATAACCACTGGCGTGACAATCTGGTGAAACAGGTGCAGCACTCGGAGCTGGAGCTGATTGCCCACTTCGCGGATGTGTCGCTGCGTCTGTCGCGTATTTTGCAACTGAAACCTGGTGACGTCCTGCCCATTGAGAAGCCGGATCGCATCATCGCACACGTAGATGGCGTACCGGTGCTGACCAGCCAATATGGCACGTTAAATGGCCAGTATGCGCTGCGTGTCGAGCACCTGATTAACCCGATTTTGAATTCGCTGAATGAGGAACAGCCCAATGAGTGACAGCAAGAAACCGTCCGATGACGACATCTCCGCGGACGATCTGTGGGCTGCAGCAATGAATGAGCAGGCGGCAACCAGTGCGCCGGAGCAAAGCGATGGCGTGTTCAAATCGCTCGAAAGCGGTGCGGCCAGCGGTTCATTGCAGGACATCGATCTGATCATGGATATCCCGGTCAAACTGACTGTGGAACTGGGTCGCACCAAGATGACCATCAAAGAACTGCTGCGTCTGACCCAGGGGTCGGTGGTGGCGCTGGATGGTCTGGCCGGTGAACCGCTGGATATTCTGATCAACGGCTATCTGATTGCCCAGGGTGAAGTGGTGGTGGTCAACGACAAATACGGCGTGCGTATTACTGACATCATCACCCCATCCGAACGTATGCGTCGTCTGAGCCGCTAATAATGTTAAAAGATGCGCAAACCGGTCAGCCGGTAATCCATAGCGAACCGGTGGTTTCGACCAGTTCGGTGGTAGGCCAGGTCAGCAGCGTACTGGCGGTGATTATCCTGCTGATCCTCGTCTGCGGTTGGCTGGCACGCCGCCTCGGTTTTGCGCCGAAAACGGTCAACGGCCAGGCGCTGAAAGTCAGCGCCAGCGTCCTGGTGGGCAAGCAGGAACGCGTGGTGATTGTCGATACTGCGGATGCCCGTCTGGTACTCGGCGTGACCGCGCAGCAAATTACCCATCTGCACAGCCTGCCGCCGGTTGCGCCGGAAGAGCTTGCGGCTTCCCCGGCGCCCGCGCAGGATTTTCGTCAGCTGCTACAGACTTTAGTTAAACGCCCCGGAAAACCCCAATGATGCGTCGATTGCTTCCCCTTCTGCCGCTGCTGTTGCTGGCACCGGTTGCCCATGCGCAACTGCCAGGTCTGGTAAGCCATCCGCTGGCAAACGGCGGCCAGAGTTGGTCGCTGCCGGTGCAGACGCTGGTATTTATCACCTCCCTGTCGTTTCTTCCGGCAGTGCTGCTGATGATGACCAGCTTCACCCGCATCATTATTGTGTTTGGTTTGTTGCGCAACGCACTGGGGACGCCGTCAGCCCCGCCGAACCAGGTGCTGGTCGGACTGGCGTTGTTTCTGACCTTCTTCATCATGGCACCGACCTTCGACAAAATTTATACCGATGCTTATCTGCCGTTCAGTCAGGACAAGATCAGCATGGATGTCGCCATTGATAAAGGTGCCCAGCCGCTGCGTGACTTTATGCTGCGTCAAACCCGCGAAGCCGACCTCGCCTTGTTTGCGCGTCTGGCTAACACGCCACCGATTCAGGGGCCGGAAGCCGTGCCGATGCGCATCCTGCTGCCCGCCTATGTCACCAGCGAGCTAAAAACGGCCTTTCAGATTGGTTTCTCCGTCTTTATCCCCTTCCTGATCATCGACCTGGTGGTCGCCAGCGTGCTGATGGCGCTGGGGATGATGATGGTGCCACCGGCCTCGATTTCGCTGCCGTTCAAACTGATGCTGTTCGTGCTGGTGGATGGCTGGCAGTTGCTGGTGGGTTCACTGGCACAAAGTTTCTATTCCTGAGTGGCGTCGTTCGCCACTTTTCTCAACACAGGAGCGCAACATGACACCCGAATCGGTAATGGTAATGGGACAGGAAGCGATGCGTATCGCACTGATGATGGCCGCCCCGATGTTGCTGGTGGCGCTGGTCAGTGGTTTGTTCATCAGCGTATTGCAGGCCGCCACGCAGATTAACGAACAAACGCTGTCGTTTATCCCTAAAATTCTCGCCGTTGCCGCCACCGCCGTGATTGCTGGCCCGTGGATGCTGAATCTGATCCTGGATTACATGCGCAACCTGTTCAGCAACCTGCCCTATATCATCGGTTAATGATTACCCTCGACAGCAGCCAACTGGTCCACTGGGTCAGTCAGTTTTTCTGGCCGATGGTGCGTTTGCTGGCACTGTTTGCCAGCGCACCGGTTTTGAGTGAGAAAAGCATTCCTAACCGCGTCAAAATTGGCCTGGCGGTGCTCACCACCTGGATTTTGATGCCGCTGCTGCCATCGGTTAACGTCACGCTGTTTAGCGCTGCCGGTTTCTGGCTGCTGCTGCAGCAAATATTGATTGGTGTCGGCCTCGGTCTGACCATGCAGTTCGCCTTTGGTGCGGTGCGCATGGCAGGTGAGGTGATTGGTTTGCAGATGGGGCTGTCGTTCGCGACTTTCTTTGACCCGGCCAGTCGTCTCAATATGCCGATACTGGCGCGTATCCTTGATATGCTGGCGATGCTGTTGTTTCTGACTTTTGACGGCCATCTGTGGCTGATCTCGATGCTGGTCGATAGTTTTCACACCATGCCGATCAGCGATCACCCCCTTAACGCCAATGCCTTTATGGCGCTGGTGAAAGCAGCGGGATTAATTTTCCTTAACGGCATGATGTTAGCGCTGCCTTTGATCGTTCTGCTCCTCACGATCAACATGGCCCTGGGTTTGTTAAACCGTGTTACACCACAGTTATCAATTTTCGTGGTGGGCTTCCCGATAACCTTATCTGTGGGTATCCTCAGCCTGGGTCTGATGATGCCTCTGCTCGCCCCCTTCTGTGAACATCTCTTCAGCGAAGTCTTTGATTTGCTCGCTCAGTTCATGTCAGAACTCTCCCGGCAAGGATGATTAACGATTCTGTAGCCGTCCTTAAGTGATAGTTAAGGATTCAAAATCTATTTGTGCATTTTTCGAACCATATTTCCCAGAAATCAACTGAGGAAATTCTGATAAATGCGCATTTATGGTGAAAATTATTCTTATTAAACGACGCTTCAAGTATTTTAGTCAGACGAATCCTACGATGCCTAAGCGTGTGGATTCGTTGAGAAAATGCCCAAAAGATTGTTTTTGAACAAAAAAAATTTAACAGCGATTTTTCTTGTAAGAATTCTTTTTTTACGGCATTGTCAACACTCGCTGAAGCGTCACACTTTCGCAATTCAAATGTTTTTAAGATTTGTCCTATCAGATTTGTCTGTGACATGCGCGATAGTGACATGGCTCGCAAAAACAGTGCGATTTAAGTACTTAAGGCAACTTCCCGGCGATTCCCACTATCGCGGGGACAAGAGTGACGTTGAAGTAACACAACAAACTTCGCAGGACGGGTCAGGGAAGAGTCATTATGGCGTACGAGTCGCCAGACTGCTGAGCAGAATAAAAAAGTGTCTTTGGAAATCTCTCTCGTACCGCAAACGCGTAATTCATCGTTGATTTAAACGGATAACAAATTTGGTGAGGGTCGCTAACATGCCAACGATTATTATGGATTCATGCAACTACACACGCCTGGGATTATCGGACTATATGTCCGCAAAAGGAGTTAAAAAGAAAAATATTACTTCCGTGTCGGATATCGAGCAATTACAGCAACGCTGTGAACAGCTAAAACCCGGAGTGGTATTTATTAACGAAGAGTGTTTCATTCATGAATCCGATTCCAGTGATCGTATTCGCGGCATTATCATGCAGCACCCTGACACCTTATTTTTCATCTTCATGGCGATTTCAAACATCCATTTTGAGGAATATCTCTACGTTCGTAAGAACCTGATTATTACGTCAAAATCGATTAAAACATCGACCCTGGATTCCTTACTTGGCACTTACCTGCAAAAGAAACTCAATGCAGCGCCGCGAATTTCAGCTGGACTTGATATTCACCCTCTGACATTAAGCCAGACGGAATCGAACATGCTGAAAATGTGGATGTCAGGCCACGATACCATTCAGATTTCAGATAAGATGCAAATTAAGGCGAAAACAGTTTCGTCACATAAAGGTAATATTAAACGCAAAATTAAGACCCACAATAAACAGGTTATTTACCATGTTGTGCGTCTGACGGATAATGTTACTTCTGGCATCTATGTCAACGTGCGATAATTTCACACGGTAAAAATAAGGGCTAATCAGCGGATTAGCCCTTTTTGCGTTTTATCCGTTTTGCGATGCAGATCCCACTCTGCCATCTAATCCTTTCCCCTGCCTTGCCGATGTTAGCTTCAGCACACCTACCTAACTGAGAGCAAGGATATGAAAACAGCATCGATTGATGAGCAACATAAGCTCAGCATCTGGCAGAACCTGCGCCTGATGCCTCTTTTCAGCATGATCTTTGGTGGCATTCTGCTGCTTTTTGCCCTGTGCATTGGACTCGCCAGCTACTTTCTAATTCAAAGTAATACGTCGCTGAATGACGCCACGGATGAAATTCAAATCCGCATGGGGATTTCCAACAGTTCCAACCACTTGCGCACCGCCCGTCTGAATGTGATCCAGTCCGGCGCGGCAGCACGTATTGGTGAGATGGATGGCTACCGTGCCGATCTGGCGCGCACCGAGCAGCGCATTGAACAGGCTCGTGCTGGCTTCAAACTGTATATGGACCGGAAAACCAAAACCGCAGAAGACCTGGCGCTGGATGCACCGCTTACCGAACGCTTCAATGCCTATATCGATAAAGGACTGAAGCCGATGATCGACTCGGCGAAGCAAGGTAGCTTTGAGGGGATTATCGCGCAGGAAACCGACGTAACGCGCAAACTCGATGATGCGTATAACCAGGTTCTACTGAAGGCGATTAAGATTCGCACCGACCGCGCGGATGCGATCAACGCGGAGGCGGCGCACCAGTCACGTATCGGCTTTATCGCGATGGCTGCGGCCTTTGCCGCTGCGCTGGTGCTGGTGTTACTGACCTTCCTGTTCCTGCGCCGCGTGGTGATTAACCCCCTGCGTCAATCGGTGGCGCGTATCGAGCGCATCGCCGAGGGCGACCTGACCGCACCAGAACAGCACTGGGGCCGCAGCGAGATTGGTAGCCTGCTGCATAATCTGCAACTGATGCAGGCCTCGCTGGTGCGTACGGTAGGCACCGTGCGTGAAGGCGCGGTGGCGATTTATCAGGGGTCCAGTGAAATCTCCGCCGGTAATACCGACCTCTCCTCACGTACTGAAGAACAGGCTTCTGCGCTGGAGCAAACGGCGGCCAGCATGGAACAACTGACGGCCACGGTGAAGCAGAACGCAGAAAACGCCCATCATGCCAGCCAGCTGGCGGCGGATGCTTCCGGCAAAGCGCGCAGCGGTGGTGAGCTGGTGAACGGCGTGGTGAAAACCATGAACAATATTTCCGGTAGCTCGAAGAAAATTGCTGAGATTACCAATGTGATCAACAGCATCGCCTTCCAGACCAACATTCTGGCACTGAACGCGGCGGTTGAAGCTGCGCGAGCCGGTGAACAGGGGCGCGGTTTTGCCGTGGTCGCCAGTGAAGTGCGCAGCCTGGCACAGCGCAGCGCCCAGGCGGCGAAAGAGATTGAGTCGCTGATTGGCGAGTCGGTTGACCTAATCAGCAATGGCTCCAGTCAGGTGGGCGCGGCGGGTGCCACCATGAGCGAGATTGTTGAGGCGGTACGTCGGGTGACCGATATCATGGCGGAAATTGCCGCCGCTTCAGATGAGCAGAGCCGTGGCATCCAGCAGGTTAGCCTGGCGGTCACTGAGATGGACAATGTGACGCAACAGAACGCCTCGCTGGTGGAAGAAGCCTCTTCGGCGGCGGCATCGCTGGAAGATCAGGCGGGCAAACTGACGCAGGCCGTAGCGGCATTCCGTTTAAATGACAGTCCGGGATTGCTGGTGCCTACATCACCTGTGCAACCCATGGCAAAAACGTTTAACCCACGTCCGGCACTGGCGGCAACCAGTAACGATAACTGGGAAACGTTTTAATGAGTTGCAGGCCGCAGCGCTACCGATAAACCCCGCGCAATAAATTGCGCCGCTACAACCCAGTGCGATATTGGGTAGCGGCGCGATTTATCGCGCAATCCACGGCTACGGGTGAAACCCTGTTATTCCTCTGCGAAGGGTTCGACAAATATCCCTTCCGCATGATCGCTTTCATTAAAGAACCAAATACCCAGCGGATAATCCTCCAGCGCCACCAGATACATCACCCCTTCATTAAAGGGTTCCACCGCCAGGATTGTCCCGCTACGGCGTGGACCGCCGTCTGTCTTT
This genomic stretch from Pantoea cypripedii harbors:
- the fliR gene encoding flagellar biosynthetic protein FliR, which translates into the protein MITLDSSQLVHWVSQFFWPMVRLLALFASAPVLSEKSIPNRVKIGLAVLTTWILMPLLPSVNVTLFSAAGFWLLLQQILIGVGLGLTMQFAFGAVRMAGEVIGLQMGLSFATFFDPASRLNMPILARILDMLAMLLFLTFDGHLWLISMLVDSFHTMPISDHPLNANAFMALVKAAGLIFLNGMMLALPLIVLLLTINMALGLLNRVTPQLSIFVVGFPITLSVGILSLGLMMPLLAPFCEHLFSEVFDLLAQFMSELSRQG
- the rcsA gene encoding transcriptional regulator RcsA yields the protein MPTIIMDSCNYTRLGLSDYMSAKGVKKKNITSVSDIEQLQQRCEQLKPGVVFINEECFIHESDSSDRIRGIIMQHPDTLFFIFMAISNIHFEEYLYVRKNLIITSKSIKTSTLDSLLGTYLQKKLNAAPRISAGLDIHPLTLSQTESNMLKMWMSGHDTIQISDKMQIKAKTVSSHKGNIKRKIKTHNKQVIYHVVRLTDNVTSGIYVNVR
- a CDS encoding methyl-accepting chemotaxis protein, coding for MKTASIDEQHKLSIWQNLRLMPLFSMIFGGILLLFALCIGLASYFLIQSNTSLNDATDEIQIRMGISNSSNHLRTARLNVIQSGAAARIGEMDGYRADLARTEQRIEQARAGFKLYMDRKTKTAEDLALDAPLTERFNAYIDKGLKPMIDSAKQGSFEGIIAQETDVTRKLDDAYNQVLLKAIKIRTDRADAINAEAAHQSRIGFIAMAAAFAAALVLVLLTFLFLRRVVINPLRQSVARIERIAEGDLTAPEQHWGRSEIGSLLHNLQLMQASLVRTVGTVREGAVAIYQGSSEISAGNTDLSSRTEEQASALEQTAASMEQLTATVKQNAENAHHASQLAADASGKARSGGELVNGVVKTMNNISGSSKKIAEITNVINSIAFQTNILALNAAVEAARAGEQGRGFAVVASEVRSLAQRSAQAAKEIESLIGESVDLISNGSSQVGAAGATMSEIVEAVRRVTDIMAEIAAASDEQSRGIQQVSLAVTEMDNVTQQNASLVEEASSAAASLEDQAGKLTQAVAAFRLNDSPGLLVPTSPVQPMAKTFNPRPALAATSNDNWETF
- the dsrB gene encoding protein DsrB, which translates into the protein MKVNDRVTVKTDGGPRRSGTILAVEPFNEGVMYLVALEDYPLGIWFFNESDHAEGIFVEPFAEE